A window from Fragaria vesca subsp. vesca linkage group LG5, FraVesHawaii_1.0, whole genome shotgun sequence encodes these proteins:
- the LOC101311766 gene encoding 21 kDa protein-like produces the protein MEGYRMHILVLSLAMLQLSNHIVPCTAVDSNTDYIRTSCKATRYPDLCHDSLQMYAPEIKNSPRTLALTALTVTLGLIKQSQITVIRLTETKGLTSVENQAMGDCVKQLKSTENQLQRSKTEFESIADPANSRLKVSNVQTWVSAALTDQNTCTDGFADHNLNGQVETDTANNIRKLESMTSIGLTLINNYATATKPAMT, from the coding sequence ATGGAAGGCTATCGCATGCATATATTGGTTCTATCGTTGGCAATGTTGCAATTATCTAACCACATAGTACCATGCACAGCGGTTGATTCAAACACCGATTACATAAGAACATCATGCAAAGCTACAAGGTATCCCGACTTGTGCCACGACTCTCTGCAAATGTATGCACCCGAAATCAAGAACTCCCCCAGAACACTGGCTCTTACCGCCCTCACTGTGACCCTTGGACTCATCAAACAATCTCAAATTACTGTGATACGTCTTACAGAAACTAAAGGTTTGACCTCTGTGGAGAATCAAGCAATGGGTGATTGTGTGAAGCAGCTCAAGTCCACCGAGAATCAGCTCCAAAGGTCCAAAACCGAATTTGAGAGCATAGCCGACCCTGCTAATTCTAGGCTGAAAGTTAGCAACGTTCAAACATGGGTTAGTGCTGCCTTAACTGATCAGAACACTTGCACGGATGGCTTTGCTGATCATAACTTGAATGGCCAAGTGGAGACTGATACCGCCAATAACATAAGAAAACTGGAAAGTATGACAAGTATCGGTTTAACACTCATCAACAACTATGCCACAGCAACTAAACCTGCCATGACATAG
- the LOC101298123 gene encoding primary amine oxidase-like — translation MESRNFFSFFFLSLCVGLLLLFTFGHLPYAPPYVTDLLDCTTNSAWCASKYHFQSKPPNNHVVDKNHRNRNHASDTPHHPLDPLTVQELNKIRTILSSHALFNSSAYALHSIELKEPDKPLVLRWKKGDPLFPRKASVISRAAGKTHVMTIDLATGEVSEHQTGNHSGYPMLTIEEITAASLVPLASAKFNRTIIQRGVDLADLACLPISSGWFDEYEKNRRRLIKVQCFSMKDTVNFYMRPIEGLTVLVDLDAKQVVEISDKGGNIPIPKATNTDYRYSTSQELRRVIRLVNPISIEQPKGPSFTVEDGHLVKWANWEFHVKPDARAGVIISQARVRDPDTGDLRDVMYKGFPSELFVPYMDPSDGWYFKTYMDAGEYGFGLQAMPLDPLNDCPRNAYFIDGVFATSDGTPYVRSDMICVFESYGGDIGWRHTESLITGMEVREVRPKVTLVVRMAASVGNYDYIVDWEFQTDGLIRVKVGLSGILMVKGTPYENMNQVFDGEDLYGTLLSENVVGVIHDHYITFYLDMDVDGSDNSFVKVNLQRQQTSPHESPRKSFLIATRTVAKTEKDAQVKLKLYDPSEFHVINPSKKTRVGNPVGYKVVPGATAASLLDPEDPPQKRAAFTNNQIWVTQYNRSEKWAGGLFAYQSHGDDTLAVWSNRDREIENKDIVIWYTLGFHHIPCQEDFPIMPTVSSSFDLKPVNFFERNPILRTPPNVESDLPVCSLVVST, via the exons ATGGAATCCCGTAACTTTTTCAGCTTCTTCTTTCTATCCCTCTGCGTCGGGCTTCTCCTCCTCTTCACTTTCGGTCACCTCCCTTATGCGCCACCATACGTGACTGACCTTCTCGACTGCACCACCAACTCAGCATGGTGCGCCTCCAAATACCACTTTCAGTCCAAACCGCCAAACAACCACGTCGTAGACAAAAACCACCGCAACCGCAACCACGCCTCCGACACTCCCCACCACCCTCTCGACCCCCTCACAGTCCAAGAACTCAACAAAATCCGAACCATCCTCTCCTCCCACGCTCTCTTCAACTCCTCAGCCTACGCGCTCCACTCCATCGAGCTCAAAGAACCCGACAAGCCTCTCGTCCTCCGATGGAAAAAGGGCGACCCCTTGTTTCCCAGAAAGGCCTCCGTCATCTCACGTGCCGCCGGGAAGACGCACGTGATGACCATTGACCTTGCCACGGGCGAGGTTTCCGAACACCAGACCGGAAACCACTCCGGCTATCCCATGCTGACCATCGAGGAAATCACCGCGGCGAGCTTGGTCCCACTTGCGAGCGCCAAGTTCAACCGCACGATCATCCAGCGCGGCGTTGATCTGGCGGACCTTGCGTGTTTGCCGATTTCGTCGGGGTGGTTCGATGAGTACGAGAAGAACAGGAGGAGGTTGATTAAGGTACAGTGCTTCTCCATGAAGGACACTGTGAACTTCTACATGAGGCCAATCGAAGGGTTGACCGTGCTTGTTGACTTGGACGCCAAACAAGTGGTGGAGATTTCCGACAAGGGCGGGAACATTCCGATTCCGAAGGCCACCAACACGGACTACAGATACTCCACCAGCCAAGAGCTCAGGCGAGTGATCCGGCTAGTGAATCCCATTTCCATTGAGCAACCAAAAGGTCCAAGTTTCACCGTGGAGGATGGTCACTTGGTAAAATGGGCAAACTGGGAATTTCATGTGAAACCCGATGCTAGGGCGGGCGTGATCATATCCCAAGCTAGGGTCCGAGACCCGGATACCGGTGACTTGAGGGATGTGATGTACAAAGGGTTTCCCTCGGAGCTCTTTGTGCCTTATATGGATCCTAGTGATGGATGGTACTTCAAGACTTATATGGATGCGGGTGAATACGGGTTTGGGTTGCAAGCCATGCCTCTTGACCCGCTTAATGATTGCCCGCGTAACGCTTATTTTATCGATGGTGTGTTTGCCACATCCGATGGAACGCCTTATGTCCGATCGGACATGATTTGCGTGTTTGAGAGCTACGGCGGGGATATCGGGTGGCGCCATACAGAGAGTCTGATAACGGGGATGGAG GTGAGGGAAGTGAGGCCAAAGGTGACACTAGTGGTTAGAATGGCAGCATCAGTTGGTAACTATGACTATATCGTCGACTGGGAGTTCCAAACGGACGGACTAATCAGAGTGAAG GTTGGACTTAGTGGCATTTTGATGGTTAAAGGCACACCCTATGAGAACATGAACCAAGTCTTTGATGGAGAAGATCTCTACGGCACACTGTTATCGGAAAACGTTGTTGGTGTTATTCACGACCATTACATAACATTTTATCTGGATATGGACGTAGACGGTTCTGATAATTCCTTTGTTAAAGTGAATCTCCAGAGGCAGCAAACTTCTCCTCATGAGTCTCCAAGGAAGAGCTTCTTGATAGCTACTAGAACTGTGGCGAAAACAGAGAAGGATGCACAAGTGAAGCTAAAACTCTATGACCCGTCGGAGTTCCATGTGATCAATCCGTCGAAGAAGACCCGGGTTGGAAACCCTGTCGGGTATAAGGTGGTTCCTGGTGCCACTGCTGCTAGTTTGCTTGATCCTGAAGACCCTCCACAAAAGAGGGCTGCTTTTACCAATAACCAAATCTGGGTCACCCAATACAATCGGAGTGAGAAGTGGGCAGGTGGGTTGTTTGCTTACCAAAGCCATGGAGATGATACTTTAGCCGTGTGGTCTAACAG GGATCGAGAAATTGAGAATAAAGACATTGTGATTTGGTACACTTTAGGGTTTCATCACATACCATGTCAAGAGGACTTTCCTATAATGCCGACGGTGTCATCTAGCTTTGATTTGAAGCCTGTAAATTTCTTTGAGAGAAACCCCATACTTCGGACTCCGCCTAATGTCGAGAGTGATTTGCCTGTTTGCTCACTTGTTGTTTCAACCTAA
- the LOC101298418 gene encoding primary amine oxidase-like, with the protein METPNFFRLIFLSLFFALGLLFTWSHLPSGPDLLDCATNSAWCTSKNRFQSKQPTHLKNRRNSPTRLRDHASDTPHHPLDPLTVQELNKIRTILSSHPIFSTSAGYALHSIELEEPEKPLVLTWNKGDPLLPRKASVVARVKGESHVLTVDLATSVVIVHQTGSHSGYPMMTMEDMTTATWAPLADATFNRTIIERGVDLTDLACLPISTGWYGKTEENRRLIKVQCYSMKDTVNFYMRPIEGLTVLLDLDTKQVVEISDKGANIPIPNAANTDYRFSAQKHNQVIKLLKPISIEQPKGPSFTVEDDHLVKWANWEFHVKPDARAGVIVSRAKVRDPDTGVLRDVMYKGFTSELFVPYMDPTDAWYFKTYMDAGEYGFGLQSMPLEPLNDCPRNAHYMDGVFVAADGTPYVRSNMICIFESYAGDIGWRHTESPITGMEVREVRPKVTLVVRMAASVANYDYIVDWEFQTDGLIRIKVGLSGILMVKGTPYQNVNQVSGQESLYGTLLSENVIGVIHDHYITFHLDMDVDGSDNSFVKVNLQREQNSPSESPRKSFLKATRNVAKTEKDAQVKLKLYDPSEFHVINPSKKTRVGNPVGYKVVPGGTAASLLDLDDPPQKRGAFTNNQIWVTQYNRSEQWAGGLFVYQSQGEDTLAVWSNRDREIENKDIVVWYTLGFHHIPCQEDFPIMPTVSASFDLKPVNFFESNPILRTPPNVETDLPVCVVAAAA; encoded by the exons ATGGAAACCCCAAACTTCTTCCGCCTCATCTTTCTCTCCCTCTTTTTCGCCCTCGGCCTCCTCTTCACTTGGTCTCACCTCCCTTCCGGGCCGGACCTCCTCGACTGCGCCACCAACTCTGCATGGTGCACCTCCAAGAACCGCTTCCAATCCAAGCAACCAACTCACCTCAAGAACCGCCGCAACAGTCCCACGCGCCTCCGCGACCACGCCTCCGACACGCCCCACCACCCTCTCGACCCTCTCACAGTCCAAGAACTCAACAAAATCAGAACCATCCTCTCCTCTCACCCAATCTTCTCAACATCCGCTGGCTACGCTCTTCACTCCATCGAGCTCGAGGAGCCGGAGAAGCCTCTCGTCCTGACATGGAACAAGGGCGACCCGCTGCTCCCGCGGAAGGCCTCCGTCGTTGCACGTGTGAAAGGTGAGTCGCACGTGCTTACCGTCGACTTGGCCACCAGCGTGGTGATCGTGCACCAGACAGGTTCCCACTCCGGTTATCCCATGATGACGATGGAGGACATGACCACGGCCACTTGGGCGCCTCTGGCGGACGCGACTTTTAACCGGACGATTATCGAGCGAGGGGTTGATCTGACCGACCTGGCTTGCCTGCCGATTTCAACGGGGTGGTACGGTAAGACGGAGGAGAACAGGAGGCTGATTAAGGTGCAGTGCTACTCCATGAAAGATACGGTGAACTTCTACATGAGGCCTATCGAAGGCTTGACCGTGCTGCTTGACTTGGACACCAAACAAGTCGTGGAGATTTCAGATAAAGGCGCGAACATTCCGATACCAAACGCTGCCAACACGGACTATAGGTTCTCGGCTCAGAAGCACAACCAAGTAATCAAGCTACTAAAGCCAATATCAATAGAGCAGCCCAAGGGTCCGAGTTTTACGGTGGAGGATGATCACTTAGTCAAGTGGGCAAATTGGGAATTTCATGTGAAGCCTGACGCGAGGGCGGGCGTGATCGTGTCTCGGGCTAAGGTCCGAGACCCCGATACCGGAGTGTTGAGGGACGTCATGTACAAAGGGTTCACCTCGGAGTTGTTTGTGCCTTACATGGACCCTACTGATGCTTGGTACTTCAAGACTTATATGGACGCGGGCGAATACGGGTTCGGGTTGCAATCTATGCCTCTCGAACCCCTTAATGATTGCCCGCGTAACGCCCATTATATGGACGGGGTATTTGTGGCGGCCGACGGAACACCTTATGTCCGATCAAATATGATATGCATTTTCGAGAGCTATGCAGGTGATATCGGGTGGCGCCACACAGAGAGTCCCATAACAGGAATGGAG GTTAGAGAAGTGAGGCCGAAGGTAACATTAGTGGTCAGAATGGCAGCATCAGTTGCTAACTATGACTATATTGTGGACTGGGAGTTCCAAACAGATGGACTAATAAGAATTAAG GTTGGACTAAGTGGGATTTTGATGGTGAAAGGCACACCTTATCAGAACGTGAACCAAGTCTCTGGCCAAGAAAGTCTCTATGGCACACTTCTATCCGAAAACGTAATAGGAGTTATTCATGATCACTACATCACATTTCATCTTGATATGGACGTCGACGGCTCTGATAATTCATTTGTGAAAGTGAATCTCCAAAGGGAACAAAACTCTCCTAGTGAGTCGCCAAGAAAAAGCTTCTTGAAAGCTACTAGAAATGTGGCTAAAACGGAGAAGGATGCACAAGTTAAGCTAAAACTCTATGACCCGTCCGAGTTCCATGTGATCAACCCTTCAAAAAAGACCCGAGTTGGAAACCCGGTCGGGTATAAGGTAGTTCCCGGTGGCACTGCTGCTAGCTTGCTTGATCTTGATGATCCTCCCCAAAAGAGGGGTGCTTTCACGAACAATCAGATATGGGTTACACAGTACAACCGGAGCGAGCAGTGGGCCGGTGGATTGTTCGTCTACCAGAGCCAAGGTGAAGATACCCTAGCCGTCTGGTCCAACAG GGATCGAGAAATTGAGAATAAGGACATTGTGGTTTGGTACACATTAGGGTTTCATCACATACCATGTCAAGAAGATTTCCCCATAATGCCTACAGTGTCGGCTAGTTTTGATCTGAAGCCTGTAAATTTCTTTGAGAGCAATCCCATACTTCGGACTCCGCCTAATGTTGAGACGGATCTGCCTGTCTGCGTGGTTGCTGCTGCAGCTTAA
- the LOC101298705 gene encoding UDP-glucuronate 4-epimerase 3-like, whose protein sequence is MSQLKPISHLDNIPSTPGKFKLEKSQPYIHRLRFHASLSKLTLWSSFFLVFILFYYVLSPPSPSLPSRRALNDSSWGGPDWEKRVTRSARTSPHGLTVLVTGAAGFVGTHVSMALKRRGDGVLGIDNFNHYYDPRLKRDRQKLLERNGVFVVEGDINDAPLLRKLFDVVPFTHVMHLAAQAGVRYAMQNPGSYVHSNIAGFVSLLEVCKSVNPQPAIVWASSSSVYGLNSKVPFSEKDRTDQPASLYAATKKAGEEIAHTYNHIYGLSITGLRFFTVYGPWGRPDMAYFFFTKDILKGKPITIFEAPGHGSVARDFTYIDDIVKGCVASLDTAKKSTGSGGKKKGPAQLRVINLGNTSPVPVSNLVSILEKHLKVKAKRKVLPMPRNGDVRFTHANISLAHKELRYKPTTDLETGLKKFVKWYLTHYSGSKKKISAW, encoded by the coding sequence ATGTCACAGCTGAAGCCAATTTCGCACCTTGACAACATACCCTCCACCCCCGGAAAGTTCAAGCTGGAGAAATCCCAACCCTACATTCACCGCCTCCGGTTCCACGCGTCGCTCTCCAAGCTCACCCTCTGGTCCTCCTTCTTCCTCGTCTTCATTCTCTTCTACTACGTCCTCTCCCCTCCGTCGCCGTCGCTCCCTTCCCGCCGCGCCCTCAACGACTCCTCCTGGGGCGGCCCCGATTGGGAGAAGCGCGTCACCCGCTCCGCCAGAACCTCCCCTCATGGCCTCACCGTCCTCGTCACCGGCGCCGCCGGCTTCGTCGGCACCCACGTCTCCATGGCCCTCAAGCGCCGCGGCGACGGCGTCCTCGGAATCGACAATTTCAACCACTACTACGACCCCCGCCTGAAGCGCGATCGCCAGAAGCTTCTCGAACGCAACGGCGTGTTCGTCGTGGAAGGGGACATAAACGACGCGCCGTTGCTCAGGAAGCTCTTCGACGTCGTGCCGTTTACTCACGTGATGCACCTGGCGGCTCAGGCCGGGGTTCGTTACGCAATGCAGAACCCGGGGAGTTATGTCCACAGCAACATTGCCGGGTTTGTGAGTCTTCTTGAAGTTTGCAAATCGGTGAATCCGCAGCCGGCGATTGTCTGGGCCTCGTCGAGTTCGGTTTATGGGCTCAATTCCAAGGTGCCCTTTTCGGAGAAGGACAGGACTGACCAGCCGGCCAGTCTTTATGCCGCTACAAAGAAGGCTGGAGAGGAGATTGCTCATACTTACAATCACATTTACGGCCTTTCGATTACTGGCTTGAGGTTCTTCACTGTTTACGGGCCGTGGGGGAGGCCTGACATGGCTTACTTTTTCTTCACTAAGGATATTCTGAAAGGGAAGCCGATTACGATCTTTGAAGCCCCTGGACATGGCTCTGTGGCCAGAGATTTTACCTACATTGATGACATTGTGAAGGGTTGTGTGGCGTCGTTGGATACAGCCAAGAAGAGTACAGGGAGCGGTGGGAAGAAGAAGGGTCCTGCGCAGTTGAGGGTGATCAATTTGGGAAACACATCGCCTGTGCCGGTGAGTAATCTTGTGAGCATTTTGGAGAAGCATTTGAAGGTTAAGGCGAAAAGGAAGGTGTTGCCAATGCCGAGGAATGGGGATGTGAGATTCACACATGCCAATATAAGCTTAGCACACAAGGAGCTCAGGTACAAGCCTACCACTGATTTGGAGACAGGGCTGAAGAAGTTTGTCAAGTGGTACCTCACTCATTACTCGGGGTCTAAGAAGAAGATTAGTGCCTGGTGA